Genomic DNA from Elusimicrobiota bacterium:
TACGGAAAAGGACCCTCTCTTGAGGACATACGGAGTCGGGTGGAAAAGGAAGGACTTGAAAATCAGGTTCATTTTGAGGGCGCTGTGACAGATGTTTCTGCAAGGTTGGGTCAGATGGACGTGGGGCTTCTGTGTTCTGATCGAGAAGGATTATCGAACTCCATCATGGAATATATGGTTCACGGGTTGCCCGTTGTGGCGACATCGGTTGGAGGAAACCCGGAGTTGGTTGATTCAACCAACGGATTTTTGGTTCCACCATCGGATCCCGAAGCCCTGGCCAAAGCCCTTTTGATCTTGGCTGAAAATCAGCCCCTTCGATTATCCATGGGGAAAAAATCCAGGGAAAAAATTGAAACCGAATTTTCATGGGAAAAAACATTGAAAAAAATGGAAAGCCTTTACAAGGAAACGCTCCGCTATCCCATCAATGAAAGAACATTCGCATGGGATCTGCGTTGGTGGGTTCGGTGGTTTTTAGCGGTTTTTCTCTATCGTTCGGGACTATTGGCTTTTCTGAACCTCCTTTGGCAAGGGAAAAACAGAACGTGGCTGCAAGTGATTACCTATCACGGTATTTCAAATCGCCCCAATTTCATCGAACTTTTTATGCCGCCGGCTCTTTTCTGGGAACAGATGCTTTTTTTGAAGAAAAAATTTCAATTGTTGACCATGACGGAAGTCTCGGATGTTATTGAAGGAAAGATCACTCTTCAAAAACCAGGTATCTGTATAACTTTGGATGATGGTTACGTCGATAACAAAACGGCCTTGATGCCATTGGCACGTGAAGAAAAGATTCCATTTATTGTTTATTTGTCCACTCATTCTATTGATACTCAACAACCAACCTTAGCGGAGTATCTTCATCGAATTATAGAAGCCACTTCGAAATCAAGCTTGGACCTCACATCGGTAGGGTTGGGGTTAATTCCCTTGTCCTCATTTTTCGATCGAGCCGCAGCCATGAAAAAACTGGACCGTTATGGAAAAAAATTAGACGCGGGTTCCCGTGAAAAATTTATCGATGATGTTCTCTTCGCGGCTGGGCTTGATCGGTCCCATGAAACTTTTCAAAAAACGATGCTCGGTTGGGACGATGTTCGAGACCTTTCTCAGGCGGGTGTAAATTTTGGCGCCCATTCCGTCTCCCATCCCATAATGAGCCGGTTAAATGCAACAGAACAACTCAAAGAACTTCATGAGTCCAGGGAGCGAATTGAAAAAGAAATTAATCGACCGGTTGAACATTTCGCTTATCCCTATGGCGGTCGACAGAACGTGAATCCGGAACTTTTTGAAACCACAAAAAAAAGCGGATATCGAACCGCGGTGGTCCTTTATAAAACACCTTACACCCAAGACCAACTCTTCGCATTGGGACGCAGATTG
This window encodes:
- the gtf1_3 gene encoding Glycosyltransferase Gtf1, whose protein sequence is MRPLIRIAFVIDFIEDHMGGTEKQLLETLKRLDRKIYQPLLICLTSTPWVDSNKHEFSCPVVILGYRGFLKGNFFLVLSRLRKVLREHDINIVQTFFEDSIFLVFFATRLFSPKPILLASKRDIGLGKNQPWYHLLFGMIRPYVLRRFNGVVANSERVRVHVIKEDRLAPTLVHTIYNGIDIKVSGSRTPANASSLRVALVANFIPIKRHEVALEALLKLKKIAPTLNIQLYFYGKGPSLEDIRSRVEKEGLENQVHFEGAVTDVSARLGQMDVGLLCSDREGLSNSIMEYMVHGLPVVATSVGGNPELVDSTNGFLVPPSDPEALAKALLILAENQPLRLSMGKKSREKIETEFSWEKTLKKMESLYKETLRYPINERTFAWDLRWWVRWFLAVFLYRSGLLAFLNLLWQGKNRTWLQVITYHGISNRPNFIELFMPPALFWEQMLFLKKKFQLLTMTEVSDVIEGKITLQKPGICITLDDGYVDNKTALMPLAREEKIPFIVYLSTHSIDTQQPTLAEYLHRIIEATSKSSLDLTSVGLGLIPLSSFFDRAAAMKKLDRYGKKLDAGSREKFIDDVLFAAGLDRSHETFQKTMLGWDDVRDLSQAGVNFGAHSVSHPIMSRLNATEQLKELHESRERIEKEINRPVEHFAYPYGGRQNVNPELFETTKKSGYRTAVVLYKTPYTQDQLFALGRRLITIPVVAAPWGAFSPSLFSCELSGIFDFIFLRK